ATAGATTGTTCTTGCTGTTCCTTAGACAGACCAAATCCCTGAAGTCCATTTGGTGCATTGATCGCTTCTTCAAAACTACTTTTCATTTCTGATAAGGGAATCAAATCTTGAGGTCTTTTAGGACCAGCTAAATTTGCTGCTATTTTACTTAAATCAATTTCGATGACATTAGTGTAGCTTGGTTCTGGGTCATTTAATGGTTCGTAAAATAGCTGATTTTCTTTTAAATAATATTCTGCGACATTCACTGCATGCTCTTCTCTTCCGGTCAAACGCAAATAACGAATCGTCTCATCATCTACAGGGAAGAAGCCACAAGTAGCCCCATATTCCGGTGCCATATTCGCAACGGTTGCCCGATCTGCTAAGCTCAAATTTACCAATCCTGGGCCAAAGAATTCTACAAATTTACCAACGACTTTTTGCTCACGTAACACTTGTGTTACCTTTAAAGCTAAATCTGTCGCAGTCGCTCCCCGGGAAAGTTCATTGACAAATCGTACACCGACAACTTCTGGAATCGGAAAATAAGAAGGTTCGCCTAACATACTTGCTTCAGCTTCGATACCGCCAACTCCCCAGCCTAAAACACCTAAAGCATTGACCATCGTCGTATGTGAGTCTGTTCCAACCAATGTATCTGGGTATAAAAGAGTGGATCGATCGTCCATTTTCTTTTGAATCACAACAGAAGCAAGATACTCGATATTTACTTGATGAACGATACCTGTTGCTGGCGGTACAACACGGTAGTTATCGAAAACTTTTTGTGCCCAGCTCAAAAAGCGATACCGCTCCTGATTGCGTTGAAATTCCATGTTCATATTAAGCTGTAAGGCTTGTTTGACGCCTGCCACATCAACTTGGACAGAATGATCGATCACTAGATCAACAGGTACTTCTGGATTGATCGCAGTCGGGTCACCACCGAAATCCGCAATCGTTTTTCTTAATGACGCTAGATCGACAACAGCTGGAACGCCAGTAAAATCTTGAAGAATCACACGCGCAGGTTTAAATGGGACTTCTCCTATATTTTTTTCTTTCGCAGACCATTTTGCCAGTTGATCGATATGCTGCTGTGTGATGCCAGTTCCATTTTTCTGCCGCAGTAGAGATTCTAATAGTACCCGAATACTAAATGGCAAGCTTGAAACAAATGGATTTTGTTGTGTCTCAAGTGAAGCTAACTCATAATAATGATATTTTTGATCACCATAGTAAAAAAATGTTTCTGCCGATTGCTGGTTAGAAATCAAAATCATCCCTCCTAAATTTGCACGTTGTGCAGCACTTCTACTGTAAAACAAAGAAAAAATTTGTGACATCTTTCATTAATCTTTGATTAGAAGTATTTATGCATTATCTAATTTTAGCTATTATAACGGCATTATAACTGAATGTAAACCCTTAAACAAATGAGAAAAGTTAGGTTAATTAACTTTACTATGTCAGATTTACGTAAGATAGAGAGAGGCATAAAAATGCTAAAAAAAGGCATTTGTCACTTATACGACCTTTTAAAATTAGCTATTTTACATGATTTACACATTTTATTTTAACCATATATACATTTTTCGTGTCCCGGATATTTGTTTGGTTTAGTTTACATCATTTGGAACGTATTTCAGTTAGTCTTATGTATTTTTATCAATTTCATGTAAGATGAATTTTTTTTATTTTTGTAGTAAAAATAAGAGTGCGTGACAAAACTAACGATCAGTTTTGTTTCGCACTCTAAAACTTAATAAATGGCGGATACAGAAGCAACTCCAGCTTATTTTTTGAGTCCAACACTTCTGTTTCAACCTCTAAAGACAAATATCAACTCCATATATCCAAATCAAACACTTCTTAGTCTTGCCAGATTTTTAAATATCCAATGTCACAGTGACTTCTTGAATCGGAATATCATAAAAACGGTCTTCTCTTCTACCTAAAAAGTCTTTTCCTTGCTGCGGGAATAAGGCATACATCAAGACATCTTCTGTTGATTTCGCATACTCCTTGATTTCTGCTTCATACGTCGACATCTCAGGTGTTAGTAAATCTGCAGGACGAACGGTAATCACTTCTTCGTCTCCAATGATCAATTTAGTCATTTCTTCAGAAATCGCTACAGGTGGTTTCCCATATAAACCTTTGACATAATCTTTGATTTCTTTTGGTACTATTTTATAGCGTTCACCGCTAATAACATTCATTACCGCTTGCGTTCCCACCATTTGTGACAATGGCGTTACCAATGGCGGATATCCAAGGTCAGCTCGGACTTTCGGTACTTCTTTCAATACTTCTTCATATTTATCAACAAGTCCTTGCTCTGTTAATTGGCTCAACAAATTAGACAGCATGCCGCCAGGTACTTTATAAAGTAATGTTTTAGGTTCTGTATCTTTGACCTTCGGATTCAAAAGGCCTTCTTCTCTAAAACTATCGCGAATCGGATTAAAATAATCTGCGATTTCTGCAACTTTATTCATATTTAAATGTGTATCATAGCCTAGATTTTCTAAAGCCAAAGCCATAGATTCTGTTGCCGGTTGGCTAGTCCCTCCTGAGAAAGAGGAAATTGCTGTATCGATAATATCTGCACCCGCTTCAACTGCTTTTAAGTATGTCATTTCAGCGATCCCGCTTGTCGCATGTGTATGGACTTCTAAAGGCACTTGAATGTTGCTTTTGATTTCTGTTACTAAACGGTACGCATCATCTGGTGTCAGAATTCCTGCCATATCTTTAATACAAATTGAATCTGCTCCCATTTTTTCAAGTTCAGTGGTTAGATTCACAAAATAGTCGATTGTATGAAACTCACTTGTTGTATAAGAAATTGCAGGCTGACAGTGTCCACCATATTTCTTTGTCGCTTCAATCGATGTTTGCAGATTTCTAGTATCATTCAATGCATCAAAAACGCGAATGATATCGATTCCGTTTTCGATCGATTTTTGTACGAAGGCTTCAACAACATCATCTGCATAGTTTTTATACCCTAATAAATTTTGTCCTCTTAACAACATTTGTAATTTTGTATGTTTTACGGCCTTTCTAATTGCTCGTAATCGTTCCCACGGATCTTCGTTCAAGAAGCGAATACACGCATCAAAAGTCGCGCCGCCCCACATCTCTAATGCATGAAAACCAGCCTCATCCAAAGTTTGGATAATTGGCAGCATATCACTTGTCGGCATCCGTGTAGCGATTTGGCTTTGTTGCCCATCACGCAGAACGGTTTCTGTAAAAAGTATTTCTTTTGTCATTTCATCTTTCCTTTCTCAATGAGTTGACTAATTGCTTGCTGCATTTCTTCTATACTATGACGTCGTTGGCGCCCGCAAATCTTTGCTTCATCTTCACAGATAAAACAATGACGCACAGGATAACCCAACTCTGTCCGACTAATTGAAAGTAGTTGTTGCTCTTTTTGATAGAGAACATCTAAGTCCAGCAAGCGACCATAAGGATGGTTCTCTTCTAAATCGATCAGTTGTTTTTTTAATCCTTCAGGTGTCTCTCTAATGACCAAATAATATTCAGGTCCTGTTTTTACGTCACGGTATTTACGTGCAACTCTTTTTTCAGGAGGAATCAGCCGATCGATTGCTTCAATGACAGTTAAAAAAGCGGCTTTGAGTTGCTCATTCGTTTTTACAGGACCAGGAATATTCATGGTTGCACTCAACAATGTTTCATGCGGATGCTTACCTAAAAGTTCACGCTGAATCGATACGCGTTTTTCTCTTGCATCCAGCATATAGATCAGTTCAACTTCTTCACCTTCAAAATAAGTTCTACACATTTCTGACCACATCGATGATCGAACCGTCACGGTATTCGATCAAGGCAACGACTTTTTCTCCGTATTGAATAGCTTCTGGACGATCAACGATACTGTATGCTTTTTCTTGCAGTTCTTTTATTGTAAATTTAGGCACATCAAGTCCTTCAAAATGTTTCACTAAATCCTCACGTTCTGGATTGATAGCAATACCGATCTCTGTTACCACAACATCAATACTGCTGCCTGGTGTAACAACCGTGTTGACTTCCTCAACGATCGTCGGTATTCTGCCGCGAATCAAAGGAGCAATAACTAAGCTCATCTTACAAGCAGCACTTGTATCTGAGTGTCCGCCAGATGCTCCGCGAATTACACCGTCAGAGCCGGTGATAACATTGACATTAAAATCCGTATCGATTTCAAGCGCTGAAAGAATCGCTGTATCGAGTTGATTGATCACAGATCCTTTACTTAGTGGTGATGCGTACATATTTGCATCGATCTCATAATGATTGTCATTAGCACCCAATGATACTGCTGATGGATGATCGAAATCTTGGACATCAATGATTTTTTCTACTAATCCGTCTTCTAACAACTCGACCATTGCATTCGTGATACCGCCTAAAGCAAAGCTTGCAGTGATCCCATCTTTGATCATCGCTTCTTTTAAAAATCTAGATACAGCTAATGCTGCTCCACCTGTTCCTGTTTGGAATGAAAAACCAGCTTTATAATAAGGTGAATGAGTGATTACTTTCGCTGCATATTCTGCAATCAAAAGTTCTTTAGGATTCTTAGTAAAACGAGTAGCACCTTTTGCGATCCCTGCTGGATCACCGATCGCATCAACTTCAACAACAAAATCGACATCTGTTTGCGGAATACTGATCGGTGTATTCGGATATGGCATCAAGCTATCCGTAATAATCACTACTTGATCAGCATACTTCGCATCGATCATCGCGTAACCCAAAGAACCACAAGTTGCCTTTCCTTTTGTTCCATTGACATTGCCATACGCATCCGAGCTTGGTGCACCTAAAAAGGCAACATCGATGTGGATGTCTCCTGCAGCAATTGCGCGGGCTCTACCACCATGAGAGCGAATAACAACTGGATTTTCCATAATACCTTCTGAAATCGCTGCTCCAACTTTATCACGAAGACCGCTGGAAGTGATATTTGTAACGACTCCATTTTTAATATGATCGATCAATGGTTCATGAACATTGGCGATCGAGCTTGGTGCGATCGATAAGTTCTTGATCCCCATTGCTGCGATTTCCTCTAAAACCATATTCATGACAAAATCACCTTCACGGAAATGGTGATGAAATGAAATCGTCATTCCGTCTTTTAGTCCTGTTTTTTCAATCGCTTCTCTTAAGCTTCCAAGTAATTTTGTATCACGTGGTCTAACCGGCTGGATCGTTCGGCTTGATTCTTTGTATTCATGGATATTCGTGAACTCACCGGAAAACACACCATAATTTTCAGCATAATTATCTGGAATTTCTTTGCCTACATTATTTTTCATTCTAGACTTCCTCCTCAGAAATCAATTTTGCTGCGATCGCTAAAGCAATGACACGTTCTGCTCGTTCAACGATCGGTTTATCGACCATTTTTCCGTTGACTGAAATAACACCAGAACCTTTGGCTTCGGCTTCGCGGATGCCCCAGATCACTTCTTTAGCTTGTTGGATCTCTTTAGCAGTTGGTTCATAAACACTATTTACTAAAGGTATTTGGCGTGGATTGATCACTGATTTGCCATCAAAGCCTAGTTGTTTGATGTGTTCAACTTCTGTTAAGAAACCTTCTGTATTATCAACATCTGAGTAAACCGTATCGATTGCGGCAATTCCTGCCGCTCTGGCAGAATGCAGAATAAAGCTGCGAGCAAAAAATAGTTCCTGTCCATCAGGATAGCGATGTGTTTTCATATTCGTCACATAATCTTCTGCACCTAATGCAATACCGATCAGCCGGTCGCTAGCTTTAGCGATTTCACGTGCATTCAGCACACCTTCCGCTGATTCGATCGCTGCCATCATTTTGGTGGTGCCGATTTTGATCCCATATTTCGTTTCCATCTCGGTGATAACATAGTCTACATCGATGATATCTTGAGCCGTTTCTGTTTTAGGTAAACGAATGACATCTACGCCAGCTAAAACCATTGCTTCGATATCCTGATGACCAACTGTATCTAAGCCGTTGATCCGCACAACGGTCTCCACCATTGAATAATCGAATGTCCGCAAGGCATTGTAGACAAGTAAACGTGCACTGTCTTTTTCCTTTAACGAAACAGCATCTTCCAAATCAAACATCAATGAGTCGGCTCCATACAAAGTAGCATCTCTAAGCATAGAGGCATTAGCTCCTGGTACAAACATCATCGTTCTTCTTAAGCGTTCCATGTATTTAACACCTGCCAGTCTACATTTTCTTCAGCAGCTGCTCGATAAACTGCAGCTACTGTTCTAGCTTGAATCGTACAATCCAATGCACCTTTATCAACTGCCTGGACCTTCGCGTCAGTAACAGATAGTTTATCCAAGGTTTCCTGTATTTTTTCACGAATTTGACGGCCAAATTGTTTTTCAACACTGCTGTCCAGTTCAATTAGAATTCCTTGTCCACTATTTTTTCCAATTGTAATCATGATATCGCTTGATTCAGTTGTTCCAGCAGATGCGTTTTGTTTGATTTCCAAAGTGTACACCTCATTACTTATTTTTTTGTTTGGTTATTACTTCAAAAGTTGCAGGCGGAACAAGAGCCTTGATCGCTGCATAATTTTTCTCATCCATTAAAGCACGAACTCTAGAGGCACTGATCACTTCTTCACCACTTTTTTTTCTTGGTAAAATAACTAGTTTTAGTGCAGATCCAAAGGTCTTTTTCATCGCCTGATTATATATTTCTGTTACTTCAGAAAAGGGCTCCTCTCCCACAAATCTAGTAGAAATCGACAGGGCAGAAGCAATTTTTTCTTTAAATAACGTGGCATCCAAAACAGCCTGGACTTGTGCAATACTAGCTTTTGCCTGATCCTTCAAAAAATAAGATGGAAAGGTTGCACTGGATACCATGTACTCTCGCGTCGGTAAAACAACAACATTTTCTAAGTGACTAACTCCTTTTTTTACCAGTTCAAAACGTGTTTTTGTATCAAATAGCGAACGTTCCTCAGACAAAACAAACAGATAAACTGTTTCAACACTTTTAGCAGCTTCTGTCACTAAATATAAATGACCGTTTGTAAACGGATTGGCATTCATGACAATTGCTGCATTGTTTTTTGTCTTTCGTTGCTGCTTTTTGAGCTCTGTTAAATAGTCATTAAAATCTGGAAAGCCCTGCTCCATAAAAACTAAATCTGTCGTTGCCGTGATTTCAGTAAATCCTAAAGAATGAAACAATCGACTCGTTTTTGGCTTTGTATACAAAAAATAATGTTGATAGCCGATATCCCGCAGTCGTTCTCGTAACGCTTGAACAATCTGAGAAAGCAGGTTTTCATTTTGATAAGAAGCGTCAATGGCTATACATTTTAAAATATTCCTAAAGATCGATCCTGTTCCGATCAGCTTTTCCTGATCGTAGATCCCAATCGTATAATCCAACTGCTCATCAGGGATTAGACCCGCAGTTACCAAAAAATCTGCCCACTGCTGTTTGCCTGACGGATCTCGGTCGAGCCAAATTCTTCTGATATTCATGGCTTATCACTTCCTACTTTTTTGGCGGAAATAATTTATTCAACATCGAAGACGCAAAATAGATCACAAAAATGACAACAAACACGCCGCCCCAACCAAAAATCAATAGCTCTAATGATTTTAGTAAATCAGCTGACATAAACAAACTCCTCTCCCTTTTTTCTATAAAATCCTACGCAAGCAAGGCTAATAATAATCCGCCGGCGATAACAGACGCAATCTGCCCAGATACATTCGCACCGGCTGCATGCATTAAAATAAAGTTCTGAGGATCTTCATCTGTTGCCATTTTTTGAATCACGCGACTTGACATTGGAAATGCTGAAATCCCAGCCGCACCAATCATCGGATTGATTTTTTCTTTTCTGAACAGATTCAATAATTTTGCAAATAAGACACCGCCAACTGAATCCATCACAAAGGCAACTAAGCCAAGACCAATAACCATCAAGGTATCAACTTGTAAGAATTCTTCGTACTGCATTTTCACTGAAATCGCCAGTCCCAATACAATACTGATGATGTTTACTAGCTCATTTTGCGCTGTAACAGATAAACGATCTAAAACGCCACATTCACGTAGTAAGTTCCCGAACATCAAGAACCCAACTAATGGTAGAGAAACGGGTGCCACCAAGCCAGCAACGATCGTAATCACGATCGGGAATAAAATTTTCGCTGTCTGTGAAACTTCACCGGCGCGGTAAGTCATACGAATCTTACGTTCTTTTTTCGTTGTAACAGCTTTAATCGCTACAGGTTGAATGATTGGAACCAAGGCCATATATGAATAAGCAGCTACCATGATCGCGCCCATATATTTTGAATTCAATGTATTTGCAACAAAGATAGATGTTGGTCCATCTGCTGCTCCAATGATCCCAATAGAAGCGGCATCATTTAAATCAAACCCTAATAGTACTGCAGCAATGATCGTAAAGAAAATCCCAAATTGAGCGGCTGCACCGAACAA
This sequence is a window from Enterococcus wangshanyuanii. Protein-coding genes within it:
- a CDS encoding sodium ion-translocating decarboxylase subunit beta; protein product: METLIEGVVGMGQEPGRIVMMLIGGILMYLGIKKEYEPTLLVPMGLGTMLVNFPNTGVLSAGGEAGPFQVLFDMGISTELFPLLLFIGIGAMIDFGPLLQNPFLLLFGAAAQFGIFFTIIAAVLLGFDLNDAASIGIIGAADGPTSIFVANTLNSKYMGAIMVAAYSYMALVPIIQPVAIKAVTTKKERKIRMTYRAGEVSQTAKILFPIVITIVAGLVAPVSLPLVGFLMFGNLLRECGVLDRLSVTAQNELVNIISIVLGLAISVKMQYEEFLQVDTLMVIGLGLVAFVMDSVGGVLFAKLLNLFRKEKINPMIGAAGISAFPMSSRVIQKMATDEDPQNFILMHAAGANVSGQIASVIAGGLLLALLA
- a CDS encoding OadG-related small transporter subunit yields the protein MSADLLKSLELLIFGWGGVFVVIFVIYFASSMLNKLFPPKK
- a CDS encoding oxaloacetate decarboxylase subunit alpha, with amino-acid sequence MTKEILFTETVLRDGQQSQIATRMPTSDMLPIIQTLDEAGFHALEMWGGATFDACIRFLNEDPWERLRAIRKAVKHTKLQMLLRGQNLLGYKNYADDVVEAFVQKSIENGIDIIRVFDALNDTRNLQTSIEATKKYGGHCQPAISYTTSEFHTIDYFVNLTTELEKMGADSICIKDMAGILTPDDAYRLVTEIKSNIQVPLEVHTHATSGIAEMTYLKAVEAGADIIDTAISSFSGGTSQPATESMALALENLGYDTHLNMNKVAEIADYFNPIRDSFREEGLLNPKVKDTEPKTLLYKVPGGMLSNLLSQLTEQGLVDKYEEVLKEVPKVRADLGYPPLVTPLSQMVGTQAVMNVISGERYKIVPKEIKDYVKGLYGKPPVAISEEMTKLIIGDEEVITVRPADLLTPEMSTYEAEIKEYAKSTEDVLMYALFPQQGKDFLGRREDRFYDIPIQEVTVTLDI
- the citF gene encoding citrate lyase subunit alpha; protein product: MKNNVGKEIPDNYAENYGVFSGEFTNIHEYKESSRTIQPVRPRDTKLLGSLREAIEKTGLKDGMTISFHHHFREGDFVMNMVLEEIAAMGIKNLSIAPSSIANVHEPLIDHIKNGVVTNITSSGLRDKVGAAISEGIMENPVVIRSHGGRARAIAAGDIHIDVAFLGAPSSDAYGNVNGTKGKATCGSLGYAMIDAKYADQVVIITDSLMPYPNTPISIPQTDVDFVVEVDAIGDPAGIAKGATRFTKNPKELLIAEYAAKVITHSPYYKAGFSFQTGTGGAALAVSRFLKEAMIKDGITASFALGGITNAMVELLEDGLVEKIIDVQDFDHPSAVSLGANDNHYEIDANMYASPLSKGSVINQLDTAILSALEIDTDFNVNVITGSDGVIRGASGGHSDTSAACKMSLVIAPLIRGRIPTIVEEVNTVVTPGSSIDVVVTEIGIAINPEREDLVKHFEGLDVPKFTIKELQEKAYSIVDRPEAIQYGEKVVALIEYRDGSIIDVVRNV
- the citX gene encoding citrate lyase holo-[acyl-carrier protein] synthase, producing MCRTYFEGEEVELIYMLDAREKRVSIQRELLGKHPHETLLSATMNIPGPVKTNEQLKAAFLTVIEAIDRLIPPEKRVARKYRDVKTGPEYYLVIRETPEGLKKQLIDLEENHPYGRLLDLDVLYQKEQQLLSISRTELGYPVRHCFICEDEAKICGRQRRHSIEEMQQAISQLIEKGKMK
- the citC gene encoding [citrate (pro-3S)-lyase] ligase, which codes for MNIRRIWLDRDPSGKQQWADFLVTAGLIPDEQLDYTIGIYDQEKLIGTGSIFRNILKCIAIDASYQNENLLSQIVQALRERLRDIGYQHYFLYTKPKTSRLFHSLGFTEITATTDLVFMEQGFPDFNDYLTELKKQQRKTKNNAAIVMNANPFTNGHLYLVTEAAKSVETVYLFVLSEERSLFDTKTRFELVKKGVSHLENVVVLPTREYMVSSATFPSYFLKDQAKASIAQVQAVLDATLFKEKIASALSISTRFVGEEPFSEVTEIYNQAMKKTFGSALKLVILPRKKSGEEVISASRVRALMDEKNYAAIKALVPPATFEVITKQKNK
- the citD gene encoding citrate lyase acyl carrier protein translates to MEIKQNASAGTTESSDIMITIGKNSGQGILIELDSSVEKQFGRQIREKIQETLDKLSVTDAKVQAVDKGALDCTIQARTVAAVYRAAAEENVDWQVLNTWNA
- the citE gene encoding citrate (pro-3S)-lyase subunit beta, yielding MERLRRTMMFVPGANASMLRDATLYGADSLMFDLEDAVSLKEKDSARLLVYNALRTFDYSMVETVVRINGLDTVGHQDIEAMVLAGVDVIRLPKTETAQDIIDVDYVITEMETKYGIKIGTTKMMAAIESAEGVLNAREIAKASDRLIGIALGAEDYVTNMKTHRYPDGQELFFARSFILHSARAAGIAAIDTVYSDVDNTEGFLTEVEHIKQLGFDGKSVINPRQIPLVNSVYEPTAKEIQQAKEVIWGIREAEAKGSGVISVNGKMVDKPIVERAERVIALAIAAKLISEEEV